In Euphorbia lathyris chromosome 2, ddEupLath1.1, whole genome shotgun sequence, the sequence tttcttgttctccatacaaatagcttcttcttttaaattggatttctttgaaggtaaatagtaaagggtaatttagtcatttcggaagtcataaacggtaaaaaaaatctaacaaccAGACGGAAGGattaaacagttcattgagaaaaaggttagggaccttaccatgtgtttttgaaaatacagggactaaacagtgtgttttgtcaaaatatagggactaataaattaattaccctaaaaaaaataaaacgaccaagatcgggatatgcggttctaatattagagaacacaagttttatagttgaacaaatattaacttcatttttaatctatttttgaattatgtaataacatgtCTGATatacgtggaatacatcttccgtatttaacttacttttttataaCAGagtgattatattttacgcaaattcagggaactaactgaacattttatgtaagtggAGAGAATTATTGGGACATTTTGAAAATGCATAGACTATAAATGTGTTATGTGATTTTAAAAAAGTTAAGGATATAACTGCCAAATTTAAGAGTgtaattcaaattattatttttttatataatttaagaaataaaagtAGAAAAACGTTGGTGATGTATTTCTTTTACGAGGTTCTAACTAATAAAGGGTGCACCGCAATCTATACATAAAAGAAAGTGAAAGAGGAAAGGTGCTTGACTTTACGGCCAAAGACATAACTGAACCAATCATAGATTTACACGTGGCCCACTCAAACAAATAGTAGTTGTGGGACCCTACGTACTATCCTATGGAAGCACACGGAGGTCATGTGAGGTGGCAAATATTcctcttctttttccttttttggctTTCTCAGAAAAAAAATATCTTGTCCTTTTTTGGGCTTCCATGGTGGCATGGCATGGCATTTCCATACATGGATAAAAGATGCTTCCTCTTTACGGATTCTCTCTTATAAATTTATCAGATTCTACTCCTTACTCCCCTAAAATAAACATCCAAACAAGTCTTTTCTAGATCTCCCCCCTTTCTTCTCCAATCATTTTCTCTTGTTTGGCTGCTATGGGCGGAGGAAGCGCAGGCGATCTCCCTTACCAAGGATTTTCCGGCGGAACCTCCTCCCTCACCCTCCCTATCTACGGTCTGTAtaaaatgattttgaattagATTTCGATGGAGACGAATGCATGCAGTTTAAATCTCTTTCTCATTTTGTATTTGATTACAGGCACCAGCTCGCAGCAGGGAAGCAACGGCGGAGCTCCGGAAGCAGAAGCAGGCAACTCAGGTCCGGTGGTGCGTGAGCAAGACAGATTTATGCCGATAGCAAATGTTATCCGCATCATGCGGCGGATTCTCCCACCGCATGCGAAGATATCCGACGACGCAAAGGAGACAATCCAGGAATGCGTGTCGGAGTACATAAGCTTCATCACCGGCGAGGCCAATGACCGGTGCCAGAAGGAGCAGAGAAAGACAATCACCGCAGAAGATGTACTGTGGGCGATGGGAAAGCTTGGATTTGATGACTATGTGGAGCCTCTAACTGTCTTCCTCAACCGCTATCGTGACAATGAGAATGATCGTAGCTCTTACCGTGACCCTATCCTGAAACGTAGCAGCGCCGGAGTTTTGAATCATGGTATGCCGCTGCCGCCGCAATTTGGACCGGGTTATCCTATGCCGCCGCCGCCTCCTGTGTTTGGTGGTGGGTATTACAGGGATCCTGCTGGAAATGTTGGTGGTAGTAACCCTAATCCTAATCCTAATCAGCATCCTAATTCTAATCCTAATCAGCATCTTCAGTATGATCCTTTTGGTCAGTTTAAGTGAGGTTTTAGAttaatgagagagagagagacagaAAAGAAAAGGGATAGTTTAATTTTATAGACTATATAGTTAACAAATTGAATGAAGTGAATAGCATAAATGGGGATGCTCTTCTTTTGTTTGCTGATTTTGGAGACTATAGTTTGGTTTAAgatttttatgttattatttATGTTAATGATAATCATCAATCGTTTTTGCTTGAGCAAATTTTGTGGAAGAGAGATTAGATCGTGTCCGGTTTCGGAGAGTTGGTTAATAATGTTTTCGAAAGTTTCGTTACACACTGCTAATTTTCCTTATGAGACCAACTTTCCATCATTCTTCATTCATGTCGTTCATCTCAAGTTTCCTCTTGCCTTCATGTGTTTCAATTTGAAAATTGCTTGTTGAAAGAGCGAGTTTTGTTGATAAAATGTGGGATTGTTCGAATGACGAATATGATTTCACCGGTCCGTACTATTTTATAAAACCCAAGCTCGCCCTATAAATATGTGGGCTTTAACATACTTAGGTTTAAAgttatttttccttttctaaAACCCGAACCGTAGATAAGATTAGTGTCCGGTTTCGCAGAGTTGTTTAATAATGTTTTGGGAAGCTTCGTCACACACTGCTAATTTCTCCTCATCAGACTATCTTCCTATCATTCTTCATTCAAGTCGTTCATCTCAAGTTTTCTCTCACCCttatgtgttttaatttgaAAATCGCTGGTTTAAAGAGCAGAGTTTTATTGATAAAATATGAGATTGTTCGAATGGCAAACATGACTTAGCTAGTCTGTACTACTTTATAAAACTCAAGCTCGCCATATAAATATGTGTGCTTCaataaacttaagtttaaagttatttttctttttctaaaacCCGAACCATTGGACACGAGCCTAGACGAGCTGTGCAAGTACCCAAACTGTGAAAAAAGTCTAGTAACAATCATGTGATCATGATGTCTAGTCATTGCCCCTTTTCTAGCAATAAATTTCTAGatcattaatttattagttattGAATTTGTAATCTATttgttttcaaaaacacattttaaaagTTTCTAAGTTTTGACAAATTAACTATTTAGTTCCTCTAtccataaattttatataaatgacAAGTTTACCTTCTATCATTTACTAAGTTATACAAATGTTCTTTAGTTaagttttatataaatttttatttttatagtttgataTTGATGTTTGTGATATAAAGATATGTCATATGTAGTCTTATACTAATTTTAGAATCAAATTATAGTCATTCGTTCTAATTTTTCATTCATGGATTTGATACTTCTCTCACTAAAAATcataaatttttgtttatttaattttgggCTTTACAAGAATGTGATTGCATTCTTGCTTAGTTGATATATCGTCAATTCAATCATATTAACATTATGAAAATTCTGTTCATAGTAATATCCGTTTGTATTAATAAACGTAATCTGTTGATTCTATAAAGATTTTACATATAAAATATAAGtattttattgttgttttattattataaatgtatttattttattacatattttttttttgtgtactttttattttttatatattatattaaaaataatatcaaaacataataacattttttataataatccagacattattattaaaaataataaaaaaatacaattataaTATGCTAATATATAACAAatcatcaaaataattaaatatgttATATGATCTGCGTAACTCGCGGGTCTTCGACTAgaataatataaaacaataacgattaaattgatgtgtcacttcctcattttttactaataaaaatataataaattaattttaattttattattatatttatctataaaaaattattttattcgtattatatctaagagttctacataatttacaTTAATCCATAAATTCTCTACTAAAATCCTTCTAATTCTTTGCACATATCCATTGAAAATTGA encodes:
- the LOC136220871 gene encoding nuclear transcription factor Y subunit B-4-like encodes the protein MGGGSAGDLPYQGFSGGTSSLTLPIYGTSSQQGSNGGAPEAEAGNSGPVVREQDRFMPIANVIRIMRRILPPHAKISDDAKETIQECVSEYISFITGEANDRCQKEQRKTITAEDVLWAMGKLGFDDYVEPLTVFLNRYRDNENDRSSYRDPILKRSSAGVLNHGMPLPPQFGPGYPMPPPPPVFGGGYYRDPAGNVGGSNPNPNPNQHPNSNPNQHLQYDPFGQFK